CTGCCGGGGGGAGCGACATCAAGAACTGCCAGCCGATCGCCGTCAACTATTCCAGGGGCAGTGTTGCCGTAGCCCACAACGGCAATCTGGTCAATTCCCAGGAAGTGCGCAACCAGCTGGAGCAGAGCGGTTCCATCTTTTCCACCACCTCTGATACCGAAGTCATCATCCATCTGCTGGCGCGCTCCCAGGCAGACTCCATCGCCGATCGTATCGCCGAAGCCCTGAGTGCGGTGCGCGGGGCCTACAGCCTGGTCTTCCTGACCGAAACCCGCATGGTGGCGGTCCGCGATCCCCGGGGGTTCCGGCCCCTGGTGCTGGGCAAGGTGGACGGTGCCTATGTGGTCGCCTCGGAAACCTGTGCTCTCGATCTGATCGAGGCGGAGTTCGTGCGGGAAGTCGAACCGGGGGAGATGATCGTCATCGACAAGGAGGGACTTCAATCCTTCAAGCCCTTCGAGAGCCGGCCGCCGGCCTTCTGCATCTTTGAATTCATCTATTTCGCCCGGCCGGACAGCACCATCTACGGACATCAGGTTTACGCCATGCGCAAGGCCTTTGGCCAGCAGTTGGCCAGGGAGCACGGCGTCGAAGCCGATATCGTCATCCCTGTCCCCGATTCGGGTGTGCCGGCAGCCATCGGTTATGCCGAGGAGTCGGGGATCCCCTTCCAGATGGGATTGATCCGCAACCACTATGTCGGAAGAACCTTCATCGAACCGCAGCAGTCGATCCGCCATTTCGGCGTCAAGATCAAGCTCAACGCCATACGAGAGGTGCTGAAGGACAAACGGGTGGTGGTCGTCGACGATTCCGTGGTGCGCGGCACCACCTCCCGCAAGATCATCAAGATGATCCGCAGTGCCGGCGCCAAGGAAATTCATATGCGGGTGTCGTCCCCGCCGACCAGCTTCCCCTGTTTTTACGGTATCGACACGCCGACCCGCAATGAGCTGATTTCCTCATCCCATACCATCGACGAAATTTGTCGCTATATTACAGCCGATTCACTTGGTTATCTCTCCATTGAGGGAATGCTGAAGGTTGTCGGGATAACGGATGGAAGTTCCGGACCATTCTGCGATGCCTGCTTCAGCGGCAAATATCCCGTCAAGTTCCCCCGCCTGAAATCCGATGCCCAGCTCGGGTTGTTCTAGAGCCCGTCATCACCGGCTCTTCGCGGAAAGATCATATCTTTGCAATAGCGGCCACCCCAGGTGTCTGCCGGAAGGGGGATCTCCGGCAAGTCAGGGGGTGGCACAAACAGGGAGGCCGAGCTTTGGACAGCAATGAACTTGAAGAATTAAAACAGATTATCCGCCAGGTTTCCTACGAAGAGAGGGAAGTCACCCTGGCATCGGGACGGAAAAGCAACTTTTACTTCGACGGCAAGCAGACTGCTTTGCACCCCCGGGGAGCGGTGCTGGTGGGCAGGGCCTTTTATGCTCAGCTGCAGCACTTTCCCGGCCCCGTGCAGGGGGTGGGGGGGCTGACTCTCGGCGCCGATCCCATCGCTACTGCCATCGCCATCACCAGTTCCCTGGCCGGCAACCCCGTACCGGCCTTCATCATCCGCAAGGAGCCCAAGGGGCATGGAACCGGACAGTGGCTGGAAGGCCGCAAGAATCTTCCGGCCGGCGCCCGCGTGGTGATCGTTGAGGATGTCCTGACGACCGGCGGATCGGCTTTGAAGGCTGTCGAGCGAGCCCGGGAGGAGGGCCTGAAGGTCCTCGGGGTCATTTCCCTGGTCGATCGGGAAGAAGGGGGCCGCGAGGCGGTCGAAGCGGCCGGAATCCCCCTCCGGGCCATATTCACGAAAACGGAAGTGGCCGGAAAATAAGAAAAAAAGCCAAAAGGCATCCGTCAGGATGCCTTTTGGCTTGAAATCTCTATCATCCTCCCCGAAAAATTCTGAAACTCCCCCTAATCTTGGCCTATTTCTTGCCAATAATACAGTTCAACATCCTTCCCCGGCTATCTCCTTATCTCTCTTGACTTTAATCGGGATCGGGATCGGTATCGGTATCGGAACGAAAAGCCCTTTCGAAATAGAGCTTTTTGATATCTCGCAATCGCCATTCTAAAAACGTTTGCGTATATCCGTCCCCCGTTTCCAGTGCAGATCGTCGGTTTCCGGGTGGTCGATGTTGTAATGCAGTCCGCGGCTCTCCTTGCGCTGCTGGGCGCAGCGGACGATCAAACTGGCGACGGTGGTGATGTTGCGCAACTCGATGAGATCGGAAGTGGGATAGAAATCCCAGTAATACTCGGCGATTTCCTCCTGGATCATACGGATGCGGCGCAGCGCCCGGGCCAGCCGGCGGTCGGAGCGGACGATACCGACATAGTTCCACATGCAGGTGCGGATTTCGTCCCAGTTGTGGGTGACCACGACTTCCTCGTCGCTGTCCGTGGCGGTGCCATAATCCCAGGCGGGGACGGTGGGGAAGGGCGGGTTCTTGTCCTTCAGACGCCCAACTGAGCGGGTCGCCACCCGATCGGCGAAGACCACCCCTTCCAGCAGGCTGTTGCTGGCCAGACGGTTGGCCCCATGCAGCCCGGTGCAGGCGACCTCGCCAATGGCGAAGAGGTTTTCCAGGTCCGATTCGCCCCAGAGATCGACCTTGACCCCGCCGCATAGATAGTGGGCCGCCGGAACCACCGGAATCGGTTCCCGGGTCATGTCGATACCGTAGGACAGGCAGGTTTCGTGGATGTTGGGAAAACGGTTGCGGATGTAATCGGCATCCCGGTGGGTGATGTCGAGGAAAGCACTGTCCTCGCCGTGCACCTTCATCTCGTTGTCGATGGCCCGGGCGACCACATCGCGGGGGGCGAGGTCCTTCAGGGGGTGGTACTGGCTCATGAAGGCCGTGCCGTCCCCCCGGCGCAGGATAGCCCCTTCGCCCCTGACGGCCTCGGAAATCAGAAAGGATTTCGCCTTCGGATGGAACAGGGTGGTGGGATGGAACTGCATGAACTCCATATCGGAGATGGTGGCGCCGGCCCGGTAGGCCATGGCAACCCCGTCGCCGGTGGCAACGTCCGGATTGGTCGTGTACCGAAAGACCTTGCCGGCGCCGCCGGTGGCCAGAACGGTCATGCGGGCGCCGAAGGGGATCACCTCCCGGCCGCGAATGTCCAGAACGAAGGCCCCCAGGCAACGGCGGGGTCTTTTCAGCCGGCGGTCGACTTTCGCATCGGTGATCAGGTCGACCCCGATATGGTTTTCATACACGGTGATGTTGGGATGACTGGTGACCGCTTCCACCAGGGCTCTTTCGATTTCCCTGCCGGTAATGTCCTTGGCATGCAGAATGCGGCGGTGACTGTGCCCTCCTTCCCGCCCGAGGTCGTAGGTGTCCGCATCCTTTTTGGTGAAGCAGACCCCCCAGTTGATCAGGTCCTCGATGGCGGACGGTCCGCTCTCAACCACCAGTTTGACCACGTCCTCCCGGCAAAGCCAGGCGCCCGCGACCATGGTGTCCTTGAAATGGGAGGCGAAGGAATCCTCGGAACTCAAGACCGAGGCGATGCCCCCCTGGGCAAGGTTGGTGGCCGTTTCAGAGATTTCGCGCTTGGTGACGACGGAAACGGTGCCGTGATCGGCAACTTTCAAGGCATAGGAAAGACCGGCGATGCCGCTGCCGATAACCAGGAAATCAGAAGTGATTTTCACCCAACTGCCTCATCAATCCGGCTTTCCCCGGCAGCATCGGGGGAGAGCCTGGGATTTTCTGTGCCGAAATGCTTCGTCGGCCAGAAAAAAATTAAAGAAATAGCAGATCGGGAACGATAAATAGAAAAGAGTGTTTCCAGATCGCCGATCGATATAAAACGGCATTATCCTGCCACAGATAGCTCTTGTCAAGAATTTTGGGCCAGGGCAAATCTGTTGAAATATTGGGACTTTCAGGATATGATCAGGTTTCTCGGATATGAGTCGGGAATGTTCATGGCGCAGAAGAGATTATTTGATATGCATTGGATGGCGGTTCTCCTTTTCGGTCTAACAGCGTTTTCCTGTTGGGGGACGGTAGCCTGGGGTGACATCTACAAGTATGTGGATGCCAATGGAGTGATTCATTTCACCAACACGCCGACGGGAAACGAGTTTCGTTTTTATCTCAAGGAATCTCCCAAAGGTGGGTTGGTAAAGGAAGATGTTTCCGCGGTAATCGCCCGTTATGCCCAGACCTTCAATCTTGAAGAGGCGCTGATCAAGGCGGTCATCAAGGCGGAGAGCAATTACGATCCCAAGGCGGTCTCCCGCAAAGGGGCCCAGGGGATGATGCAGTTGATTCCGGAAACAGCCCGGCTCATGAATGTGTCCGATCCCTTCAATCCGGAAGAGAACATCCGGGGCGGAAGCCGCTATCTGCGGAAAATGCTTGACGAGTTCGACGGCAACCTGGAACTGGCCCTGGCCGCCTACAATGCCGGGCCCGGATCGGTTCGCCGACATAAAGGCATCCCTCCCTTTCAAGAGACACGGCAGTACATCGAGCGGGTGAAGAAATATCTCCATCAGTACCGTTGAAGGACAGGCAGGATCGTCTAAAGTAAAGCATAACATCCTGCCCCCTTTATCGTCCCGGACCTTTAAAACCGGTTCATTTCATTATGGTTATGCCTTTTCAGCGATCCGGGACGGAAGAATTTTTTCTGCGAATTTTTTGTTGACTTGAAAAAGGCCTTTTGCTATTAATAGGCCCGCTCGCGATGGCGAGCCCGAAATATGAGCGGGAATAACTCAGTGGTAGAGTGCAACCTTGCCAAGGTTGAAGTCGCGGGTTCGAATCCCGTTTCCCGCTCCAGAAGAAAACAAGGCCTCAGGATCAGATCCTGGGGCCTTTTTGTATTGTGCTTCGGATTGTCAAACCCTGAATTCACTGTTCCATGGACTCGATCAGAGATAGGGGGCCTGGCTGACCCGCACGAAACCGCTCTGACAGTATGCCAATCGATCACCTCGTTAATTGCCACCACCAGCTGAACTCCCTCAGGCCGATGTCACCTGACATGGTCTCCCTCACAGCGGACCAGATCCGGGCATGAAGTTCTTCCGACTTGGATATGAGTGCGCCAACTTCCTCGAGTGATCCGGCCGATTCTCCAACGATTGAATTATTTCGCCTTCAGGACCAGGAATGTATTCGGCCCGCAGATAGGCGGTCCCTATGGCATTGGCCTCGTCGATGACGGCGAGTTTGCGCATGTCCATCCGGTCGGTCTTCTGAATAAATTAGAAACAATTGACATTGGAGGTGTCTATTTTAGTGTTTGCTGTATCCCCAATGAAAACATTCCTCCTTTCTTTCTTGCGCCCCATCGCTAGAAAGAAAGACCAGGAGGAGGAGCGATGAAAAAAATCGTACTTCCGGCCTTATCCGTTGGGTCCCCTCTATTTTCGATTTGGCGTCTGAGACATGTAAATGGCTGGAAATGGCGGTTGTGAAGTGAGATTACCGGGCAGGATTGGAATATAACCTTTTCAAGCATATGGGTTTCGGTCTGGCCTATGAAAATTTCAATGTCATTGTCAATACGGACGAGGATGCCGAATTTCTTGAAATCGACGTCCCGGGGGATCTCGATTTCACCCGCCATGGGATCAAGGTTACCATCCAAAATCATTATTAAATCTTATGGCGGAATTGATGGCACGCGAGGTTAATGCCGGGCCTCGAGAAGTCATGGCCAACAACAATAGAGGAGGTTTTAAATTGACCACTCGTTCGAGTCTTGGAATCGGGACGATCGATAGCCGGCTGGGACAGCTCGGGTTCGAAGCCGGGTATCCCACGCAAGCTACCATCGAAAAGCTTTACGACGAGCTGGACTTTCAGCGGGCCGTTCAGGCCTACCTTTGGGCTCTGCCGATGGCGTCGTACGGCGCCATGGCTGACGCCCACAAGGCGCTGGGCGCAGACAGCCACACGGTGGTTATCGCCGACAAACTGGCTGAGCCACGGCAGCTGGCCCTGACCGCAAACCGCGATACGGTCTATATGTCCGGCGTGCTGGACCTGCGCGAAGGGCCGATGGTGATGGAGCTGCCGCCGGGTCTGCTGGGCACGATGAACAACATCTGGCAGCAGCCGTTGATCGACCTCGGCGGACCCTTCTCGCCGGAGCAGAACCGGGGCGGCAGGTTTCTGATCCTACCGCCCGAACATGACGGCCCGCTGCCCGCGATCCATCACCATATCGTCCGATCGGACACCAGCATCGTCGTTTTCTATCTCAGAGGCATCCCGCGGACGCAAGAGGATATCCCCGAGGTTATCGAACAGATCAAGACGTATCGGCAATACAAGCTGGAAGAGTCCGTCAATCCGCCAGAGACCCGTTTCGTTTCGCTGTCCGGTAAAGACGCCGACCTGATAACCAACGAGGGCTTCGCGTACTTCGAGAGCCTGGCCCGCTACCTCAATGAGAATCCACCCCGCGAACAGGACATGGCCATGCTCGGCGTGCTCGAGTCGCTCGGCATAGTTCACGGAAGGCCCTTCGAGCCGAACGAGCGCATGAAAAAGATCCTGACCGAAGGGGCTACCGTGGGTCGGGCGATGGCGACGACGCTCGCCTATGCGCCGCGAGTACCGAACGCCGTTGTGTATGCGTATCCCGCAGAGCGCCACTGGAAGAAGATTTTTTTTTCTGATCCCACCTTCCATGAACCGGAGTACATGGCCATCGATCTTCGCACCAAGTACACCTTCGAGGCGATCGGTACGGCGAAATCCATGGTCATGTCAGTGCCCGGCCAGGGCTCGCAATATATCGGTCTGTATCAGGATGGCGGCGGCAACTGGTTGACCGGGGATCACACCTACCGAATCCGCCTGCCCAAGGGGGTGCCGGCGAACATGTTCTGGTCGCTGACCGTCTACGACAACGAGACCCGCTCAATGATCCAGAACGAGCATGGAAGGCCGTTGGTCGGTTCGGTACACGGTGCGGTGGCAGAAGAGGACGGCTCGTTCGGTCTCTACTTCGCTCCGGAACTGCCGGCCGA
This portion of the Syntrophotaleaceae bacterium genome encodes:
- the purF gene encoding amidophosphoribosyltransferase, which produces MFDKFHEECGVFGIFGHPEAANMTYLGLYALQHRGQEACGISAADGRKIRTHVGMGLVADVFKDNSIFKSLPGNSAIGHVRYSTAGGSDIKNCQPIAVNYSRGSVAVAHNGNLVNSQEVRNQLEQSGSIFSTTSDTEVIIHLLARSQADSIADRIAEALSAVRGAYSLVFLTETRMVAVRDPRGFRPLVLGKVDGAYVVASETCALDLIEAEFVREVEPGEMIVIDKEGLQSFKPFESRPPAFCIFEFIYFARPDSTIYGHQVYAMRKAFGQQLAREHGVEADIVIPVPDSGVPAAIGYAEESGIPFQMGLIRNHYVGRTFIEPQQSIRHFGVKIKLNAIREVLKDKRVVVVDDSVVRGTTSRKIIKMIRSAGAKEIHMRVSSPPTSFPCFYGIDTPTRNELISSSHTIDEICRYITADSLGYLSIEGMLKVVGITDGSSGPFCDACFSGKYPVKFPRLKSDAQLGLF
- the pyrE gene encoding orotate phosphoribosyltransferase, whose translation is MDSNELEELKQIIRQVSYEEREVTLASGRKSNFYFDGKQTALHPRGAVLVGRAFYAQLQHFPGPVQGVGGLTLGADPIATAIAITSSLAGNPVPAFIIRKEPKGHGTGQWLEGRKNLPAGARVVIVEDVLTTGGSALKAVERAREEGLKVLGVISLVDREEGGREAVEAAGIPLRAIFTKTEVAGK
- the nadB gene encoding L-aspartate oxidase, which encodes MKITSDFLVIGSGIAGLSYALKVADHGTVSVVTKREISETATNLAQGGIASVLSSEDSFASHFKDTMVAGAWLCREDVVKLVVESGPSAIEDLINWGVCFTKKDADTYDLGREGGHSHRRILHAKDITGREIERALVEAVTSHPNITVYENHIGVDLITDAKVDRRLKRPRRCLGAFVLDIRGREVIPFGARMTVLATGGAGKVFRYTTNPDVATGDGVAMAYRAGATISDMEFMQFHPTTLFHPKAKSFLISEAVRGEGAILRRGDGTAFMSQYHPLKDLAPRDVVARAIDNEMKVHGEDSAFLDITHRDADYIRNRFPNIHETCLSYGIDMTREPIPVVPAAHYLCGGVKVDLWGESDLENLFAIGEVACTGLHGANRLASNSLLEGVVFADRVATRSVGRLKDKNPPFPTVPAWDYGTATDSDEEVVVTHNWDEIRTCMWNYVGIVRSDRRLARALRRIRMIQEEIAEYYWDFYPTSDLIELRNITTVASLIVRCAQQRKESRGLHYNIDHPETDDLHWKRGTDIRKRF
- a CDS encoding lytic transglycosylase domain-containing protein translates to MHWMAVLLFGLTAFSCWGTVAWGDIYKYVDANGVIHFTNTPTGNEFRFYLKESPKGGLVKEDVSAVIARYAQTFNLEEALIKAVIKAESNYDPKAVSRKGAQGMMQLIPETARLMNVSDPFNPEENIRGGSRYLRKMLDEFDGNLELALAAYNAGPGSVRRHKGIPPFQETRQYIERVKKYLHQYR
- a CDS encoding DUF1254 domain-containing protein, with the protein product MTTRSSLGIGTIDSRLGQLGFEAGYPTQATIEKLYDELDFQRAVQAYLWALPMASYGAMADAHKALGADSHTVVIADKLAEPRQLALTANRDTVYMSGVLDLREGPMVMELPPGLLGTMNNIWQQPLIDLGGPFSPEQNRGGRFLILPPEHDGPLPAIHHHIVRSDTSIVVFYLRGIPRTQEDIPEVIEQIKTYRQYKLEESVNPPETRFVSLSGKDADLITNEGFAYFESLARYLNENPPREQDMAMLGVLESLGIVHGRPFEPNERMKKILTEGATVGRAMATTLAYAPRVPNAVVYAYPAERHWKKIFFSDPTFHEPEYMAIDLRTKYTFEAIGTAKSMVMSVPGQGSQYIGLYQDGGGNWLTGDHTYRIRLPKGVPANMFWSLTVYDNETRSMIQNEHGRPLVGSVHGAVAEEDGSFGLYFAPELPADVPEVNWVQTTPGKGWFVYLRLYGPEQPYFDKTWVPGDAEKVK